Proteins from a genomic interval of Pseudomonas versuta:
- a CDS encoding transporter substrate-binding domain-containing protein, with translation MKHVIRFASACAMVVAFASNAQADKLTIATEGAYPPFNYVDSDNKLHGFDVDITEEVCKRMGADCTIVAQDWDGIIAGLMAKKYDAIVASMIVNEERKKKIAFTNHYYRTPLSIAVPKDSDITDAQSDFAGKTVGAQSAATQSIYAEEHYKKADLKLYPTLDEANSELENERVDVVIADKFPLLEWVNKTGKDCCKIIGDVDGTMADASIAVRKEDNALRERFNKALDEIVADGTYKKISGKYFDFDIY, from the coding sequence ATGAAACACGTCATTCGCTTTGCCAGTGCATGTGCAATGGTTGTCGCCTTCGCGTCCAACGCCCAGGCCGACAAACTGACTATCGCCACGGAAGGCGCCTACCCTCCGTTTAACTACGTTGATTCGGACAACAAGCTGCACGGCTTTGACGTCGATATCACCGAAGAAGTGTGCAAGCGCATGGGCGCCGACTGCACCATCGTGGCCCAGGACTGGGACGGTATCATCGCCGGCCTGATGGCCAAGAAATACGACGCGATTGTCGCGTCCATGATCGTCAACGAAGAACGCAAAAAGAAGATCGCGTTCACCAATCACTACTACCGCACCCCGCTGTCCATCGCCGTGCCCAAAGACTCTGACATCACCGATGCCCAGTCCGACTTCGCCGGTAAAACCGTAGGTGCCCAGAGCGCCGCCACCCAAAGCATCTATGCCGAAGAGCACTACAAAAAGGCTGATCTGAAGCTGTATCCAACCCTGGATGAAGCTAACAGCGAGCTGGAAAACGAACGGGTCGATGTGGTGATTGCCGACAAATTCCCGCTGCTGGAGTGGGTCAATAAAACCGGCAAGGACTGCTGCAAAATCATTGGTGACGTTGACGGCACCATGGCCGATGCCTCGATTGCCGTACGCAAGGAAGACAACGCCCTGCGTGAGCGCTTCAACAAGGCGCTGGACGAAATCGTTGCCGACGGCACCTATAAAAAGATCTCCGGCAAGTACTTCGACTTCGACATTTACTGA
- a CDS encoding ABC transporter permease gives MLDQLSLLSFASGGWGSALLAGSLVTIALALSCLPIGLPLGLIVAVAARSKNRWMRAWATTFSTVFRGLPELLTLLIIYYGCQIAAQKILALMGYDAQFTINTFVAAMIAFSLVFAAFSSEIWLGAFKTIPKGQFEAASALGLSKFTTFRKVVLPQLARIALPGLSNNWLSLLKDTSLVSTIALVDLMRQTNLAVSVTKDPMLFYTVACFIYLFFSAISGRLFAFLERHFNRHIRSVQP, from the coding sequence ATGCTCGATCAACTCTCACTTCTCTCCTTCGCCAGTGGCGGCTGGGGCTCGGCGCTGCTTGCCGGGTCGCTGGTGACCATTGCCCTGGCCCTGAGCTGTCTGCCCATCGGCTTGCCGCTGGGCCTGATCGTGGCCGTAGCGGCACGCTCCAAAAACCGCTGGATGCGAGCCTGGGCAACGACCTTTTCCACAGTCTTTCGTGGCCTGCCGGAGCTGCTGACGCTGCTGATCATTTATTACGGCTGCCAGATCGCCGCACAAAAGATCCTCGCCCTGATGGGCTACGACGCTCAGTTCACGATCAATACCTTTGTCGCGGCGATGATTGCGTTCAGCCTGGTATTTGCCGCGTTTTCCAGCGAGATCTGGCTGGGGGCCTTCAAGACCATTCCCAAGGGCCAATTCGAAGCGGCCTCGGCGCTGGGCCTGTCGAAATTCACCACCTTTCGCAAAGTGGTGCTGCCGCAGCTGGCGCGTATCGCCCTGCCCGGCCTGTCGAACAACTGGCTGTCATTGCTTAAAGACACGTCCCTGGTGTCGACCATCGCCCTGGTCGACCTGATGCGCCAGACCAACCTGGCGGTCAGCGTCACCAAGGACCCGATGCTCTTTTACACCGTGGCCTGCTTTATCTACCTGTTTTTCTCGGCGATTTCCGGGCGCCTGTTTGCCTTTCTTGAGCGCCACTTCAACCGCCATATACGGAGCGTGCAGCCATGA
- a CDS encoding ABC transporter permease: MSLAELQNMFLSPELLERYGPRFIDGLLVTTKLVAISFTLGAVLGLLIALGRLSGNRFVRSFTGAYVYFFRGSPLLAQLFLLYYGLGSFKGLWQDVGLWWFFRDAWFCTLLAFTLNTAAYQAEILRGSILSVAQGQREASKALNLSRWTTFRKIILPQSLLVAIGPLGNELILMIKASAIASLVTIYDLMGVTKMVFSRSFDFQVYLWAAVLYLVIVEIVRRSLKFIEGRLGRHLQ, from the coding sequence ATGAGCCTGGCGGAACTGCAAAACATGTTTCTCAGCCCCGAGCTACTGGAGCGCTATGGCCCGCGCTTTATCGACGGGCTGCTGGTGACCACCAAGCTGGTGGCGATTTCTTTCACCCTGGGCGCGGTGCTCGGCCTGCTGATTGCCCTGGGCCGCTTGTCCGGCAATCGCTTTGTGCGCAGCTTTACCGGCGCCTACGTGTACTTCTTTCGTGGATCGCCCCTGTTGGCACAGCTGTTCCTGCTGTATTACGGCCTGGGTTCGTTCAAGGGTTTGTGGCAAGACGTCGGCCTGTGGTGGTTTTTCCGCGATGCCTGGTTCTGCACCCTGCTGGCCTTCACCCTGAACACTGCGGCCTATCAGGCCGAGATCCTGCGCGGCAGCATTCTGTCGGTCGCCCAGGGCCAGCGTGAAGCCAGCAAGGCGCTGAACCTGTCGCGCTGGACCACCTTTCGCAAAATCATCCTGCCGCAATCGCTGCTGGTGGCCATCGGCCCGCTGGGCAATGAATTGATCCTGATGATCAAGGCCAGTGCCATCGCATCGCTGGTCACCATTTACGACCTGATGGGGGTCACCAAGATGGTGTTCTCCCGCAGCTTCGACTTCCAGGTCTATCTCTGGGCCGCCGTGCTCTACCTGGTGATCGTGGAAATCGTGCGCCGCAGCCTTAAATTCATCGAAGGCCGTCTCGGACGGCATTTGCAGTAA